Genomic segment of Acinetobacter larvae:
CGCCATGTTAAAAGATGGTATTGCACTATGTCAGTTTTTTAGTTGGCTAGACCAGGTCTTAGCGCAGCAACAAGCGCTAACAGAGCTTGATATCGATCGTGAAATAACTGCATATCGCGCCAAACAAGATGGATTTATTGGGCTGAGTTTTGCCACCATAGCAGGTTTTAATGCCAATGGCGCGTTGCCACATTATCGCGCCACTCAACAACATCATGCGCATATACAAGGCAATGGTTTGTTATTAATTGACTCAGGTGCGCAGTATTTAGATGGAACGACCGATATTACCCGTGTTGTGCCTGTTGGTATACCAACATCAGAGCAGTGCCGTGATTATACCTTGGTACTCAAAGCACATATTGCTTTGGCGCGTGCTGTATTTCCTGAAGCTTTGGCCGCACCATTATTGGATGCAATCTGCAGGCAGGCATTATGGCAGCATGGCTTAGATTATCGTCATGGTACTGGGCATGGCGTTGGATATGCATTAAATGTGCATGAAGGACCGCAGGTGCTGTCTTATTCTGCGCCAATCACAGCTTATTCGGGTTTACGTCCGGGTATGATTGTGTCGAATGAACCGGGTTTATATCACAGTGGTCAATACGGCATTCGAATTGAAAATTTAGTTGTCAATCAGATTAAAGCCTTTGCTGAACAGCAATATGGAACATTTTTATGCTTTGAAACCTTGACTTTATGTCCGATTCATCAAGCACCTATAGTGGTTGAGCTGTTAAGTCAGGATGATATTCAATGGTTAAATGATTATCACCGCAAAGTACGTCAGCAATTGGCACCACATCTTGATGGAGCTGCCCTCGCTTGGTTAATACAGCAAACTCAGGACATTGCTATGATATAAAGCACAGACTAAAACGCAGCTTGATTGGGCAAGCTGCGTTAGAGGGAGAAACTGTGCTGTTATCCAGCAATATATTGATATTGCTAAGCGCTTTGGCGATAACGGTCTACAGCTAAACCTTCGGTATCGATATCAGGCTTTTGTTGTAATACAAGATCACTAATTAACTTACCAGAACCACAAGACATGGTCCAACCTAAAGTACCATGTCCGGTATTGAGGAATAAATTTGGGAAGGAGGTTGCGCCAATAATCGGTGTACTATCAGGTGTCATTGGACGTAAGCCGGTCCAGAAACTGGCTTGAGCTAGATCACCACCAGGGAACAATTCTGTGGTGACTTTTTCCAAAGTTGCTCGACGTTGTTCTTTAAGATTAAGATTAAAGCCCATTAATTCTGCCATTCCGCCCACACGGATACGGTCATCAAAACGGGTAATCGCAATTTTATAGGTTTCATCTAATACCGTTGATTGTGGTGCAAAGTTTTCATCTACGATCGGAATGGTTAACGAATAACCTTTGACTGGATAAACAGGCAGATTTAGATTTAACGGTTTTAAGAAGTCACGTGAGTAACTACCAAAAGCAACAATATAGCGGTCTGCTGTTAACACTTCATGATTGACTCGAACACCAGTAATTTTGCCAGCTTCAATGATGAATTGTTCTACATTTTGATTATATTTAAATTCAACACCTAGATCGGCAGCCATTTTTGCTAATGCATTGGTAAATAAGAAACAGTCACCTGTTTCATCATTGGGTAGATGTAACCCCCCAACCAATAAATCTTGTGCATTGGCAAGTGCTGGTTCAACTTGGCTGAGTTGCTTTGCGTCTAATAGCGTATGGTCGACGCCACATTCACGTAACACTTCAATATCACGTTGCACAGCATCAAGTTGTGCTTGGTTACGGAAGACTTGTAAGGTTCCTTTAGAGCGTGATTCATATTGAATATTTGTTTTTTCTCGTAATTCTCGTAGACAATCACGGCTGTATTCGGCAACACGTGTCATACGCTCTTTATTAATGGCATAATGCTGTGCATCACAGTTTTTAAGCATCTGCGCCATCCATTGCAATTGCCACAAACTGCCATCCATATTAATGGCTAAAGGTGCATGTTTTTGGAACATCCATTTAATGGCTTTGAATGGAATACCAGGGGCAGCCCAAGGTGTAGAATATCCAGGCGAAATTTGTCCAGCATTACCAAAACTGGTTTCCATGGCTGGACCAGGTTGGCGATCAAGTACAGTCACTTTTGCACCTTGAAGTGCCAAATAATAGGCGCTGGTTACGCCAATCACACCACTACCTAATATCATCACGTGCATTAGAAATAATCCCTTGCGTCATCGCTATTTTTCACTAGTATATTGTGCTATCTATAGTGTTATTAACTAAAAAACTGAAAAATAATAGGGTATCTCGTGTTTTTTTCAGGTTAAGTGTTAAAAAAAAGGAAATCTTCATGCGGAAGCTTGATCGGATTGATTGCATGATTTTAGACATCTTGCAAAATCATGGACGTATTGCAATGAGTGAGTTGGCTGCACGGGTCAATTTGTCAACGACACCTTGTTCTGAACGGGTGAAACGGCTTGAGCGCGAAGGGGTGATCACGGGCTATCATGCACGTTTAAACCCCAATTTTGTTGATCGTAATTTATTGGTTTTTTTAGAAATAAAACTATCAGCCAAGTCAGGAGAGGTGTTTGATCAGGTTGCTAAAAGCTTAAGTGAAATACCCGAAGTATTGGAATGCCATTTAATTTCTGGTGAGTTTGATTATTTACTCAAAGCCAGACTCAAAGAAATGGCAGCGTATCGGCGTTTATTGGGGGATATTTTAAAGAAACTGCCTGCCTCGGCATCTTCACACAGTTATGTGGTGATGGAGGAGGTTAAGGAAAGTTGGTATTTAAAAGTGGATTAACGCGTCTATGGCTGCATGACTGAGCCGCCTGTGTGTTGATTGAGTTAAATCAATAATTTACATCAGTAATATTTATTTACTTGAATACAAAACAAGCTTGGGCATTTATGGC
This window contains:
- a CDS encoding D-amino acid dehydrogenase is translated as MHVMILGSGVIGVTSAYYLALQGAKVTVLDRQPGPAMETSFGNAGQISPGYSTPWAAPGIPFKAIKWMFQKHAPLAINMDGSLWQLQWMAQMLKNCDAQHYAINKERMTRVAEYSRDCLRELREKTNIQYESRSKGTLQVFRNQAQLDAVQRDIEVLRECGVDHTLLDAKQLSQVEPALANAQDLLVGGLHLPNDETGDCFLFTNALAKMAADLGVEFKYNQNVEQFIIEAGKITGVRVNHEVLTADRYIVAFGSYSRDFLKPLNLNLPVYPVKGYSLTIPIVDENFAPQSTVLDETYKIAITRFDDRIRVGGMAELMGFNLNLKEQRRATLEKVTTELFPGGDLAQASFWTGLRPMTPDSTPIIGATSFPNLFLNTGHGTLGWTMSCGSGKLISDLVLQQKPDIDTEGLAVDRYRQSA
- a CDS encoding Lrp/AsnC ligand binding domain-containing protein; translated protein: MRKLDRIDCMILDILQNHGRIAMSELAARVNLSTTPCSERVKRLEREGVITGYHARLNPNFVDRNLLVFLEIKLSAKSGEVFDQVAKSLSEIPEVLECHLISGEFDYLLKARLKEMAAYRRLLGDILKKLPASASSHSYVVMEEVKESWYLKVD